Below is a window of Planococcus sp. MSAK28401 DNA.
AATTCATAGAGATTGTCTACTTTTCGATTATCTTTCGTGCGCCAGCTAAAGAGAAATTTCTTGTGCATATCTTTTGGCAACGCATTCGCAAAATAACGCGTAGTTTGTTCATTTGAAATGACAAACAACTGAAGCGTGGCAAAGATGTTGTTTCGGAACATGCCTTCTTCTGCGTATTTTTTAATTTGATTGTACGCTTGGTACACACCGTCTTTGGAGGTGGCTTGTTTCAATTCGATTTGCACAATCGGCAAGCCGTTAATTAACAACGTGACGTCGAATCGGCGATCACGTCCATCGTCGTCCACTTTTTGTTTCGCGATTTGATGAACGACCTCGTACGTAGAGATGCCTCCCCCGATGTCTTGATTGGAATACAAGACCAATGACAGAGATGGTAGGGAACTATCTTCACGCTCCAAGGTAATGCGCGCAATGCCATTCTCTCCTTTGAGCCAGCGCGCCGCATCAAAAGGCGTTTTCGTTTTCGACAACAGTTCGGTTTTGATGGTCTCGAATTCTTGATCGGACAGTGGGTGTTCACCAAGTTCCGCCAAGTTATTTCGCGTAATCTTCGACCGTAAATTCTGCCACAAATCTTCTTCGGATTTGAGGTCCGGACGATAATTCCACTGATTATGTCCTTCGCCGAGGACTTGAATCAAACGACGCTCAACTTCGACTTCATCGGTATGTCGTATCGTGGTCATGGGTTTCCTCCTTTTGGTTCGGTTAGACGAACATTTTTTGCAGGAAGGCTTTTTTAGTTTTTTTTAGGGCGTCGAGTTCTTGTTGTTGGAGCGCAATTAATTCGTCTAATTGTTTAAAGAATTTACCGATTTGAATTTGTTCTTCGAGATTAGGTAGAAATAGATTCATCTCTCCTAAAACCCTTCCTGAAATCTCTTGAAAAGTTGATCCTGCCGCATTTTTCAAAGCGTACTCCTTTATCTTAGAACCTAAAGAATATACAAAATAAACATCGTAATCATTATTGATTACCAAAGATTGAAAACCTTGGTTAGTGGCTGCATCTTTTTTCAATATAGCCATATCACCAATTCCCGCACGTGAAGTAAACAAAATTGTTTTATTAGCAGGTAGTAATTTAGCAGAACTCTTTTTTAATCCAAGTTCAGTTATTTTTCGTTGGCTACCGAATGCATATATTTCTTTCCCGATTTCTGTAGGTGAATACCAATCAATATCGCCATTCCAATATTCGCTCGTCCCTGATTTTGGCGTGCCTCCACCAATAATCTCCACTACTTCATTTAACTTGTGCAACTGCCATCCTTCATTAAACCCAGGAAAACGAAGTTCTGGCACAGCATCTCCATCTTTTGGGAACATTTTTTGCAAGAAGCCTTGCTTAGTTTGTTTGAGCGTGTTGAGTTCTTGATGATGAAGAGCGATTGTCTCCTCTAATTGGGTAAAGAACTCACCAATTTTATTTTGTTCTTCAATAGTGGGAATAAAAAGTTTGTATTTTTGAAGCACATTATAGTAAAGGCGGACTCTAGTTCCTCCTTTCTTTTGCATATGAGAAAATCTAGAGAAGCCTTTAGAATAATTTAAATTTCTTATAATAAATTCATCATTCGCTTTTTCGTTAGTTGTGAAGACCGGATATTCTTTACTAACTAAAATAGGACTCTTCATAATATTTTTATTGAAATGAAATGTTGAATCGTCTGACATATGACGATAAGTAATATAGTTTTCTGGAACAAGATGAAAGTCTAGAGACGTATTAATACCACTGCGCTCACCTTTAAAATAATCATTTTGAAGAAATAACCCTTTTCTTGAAGAAGTAGCAATAGGATAATCTGATCCTTTTACAATTTTATTATGTTCTATTAGAAGCTCTCCTATCTCAACTTCTTTCCAATTTTGTTTAAACTCATTAAATCGAATTTTAGGAGTTCTACTTTTCACGTTTAAACACCTCTAATGCACCCTTAATCCACGTAGTATTTTCTTCGTCATATTGTAGAGAAGAAATCATCTCGTAAAGATCAGATTCAAGTTTTTCTTTTTGTTTTCGAATATCATGAATGCTCGCACCGATTGTAGCCATGTCAGTAACTTCTTCTTCTTCAAAAGTGTCTACATATCTAGGGATATTTAAATTGAAATCATTTTCTTTAATTTCTTCAAAACTCGCTACATGAGAGTACTTTTCAATGCTTTCTCGGTTTCGATATGTTTCTACAACCTTATCGATATTCTCTATCGACAACTTATTCTGGTTCTTTCCTTTGATGAAGTCATTGCTTCCATCGATAAACAGTACGTCTCGTGTTTCTCTATTTTTCTTCAAGATGATTACGGTCGTCGGAATCGATGTACCAAAGAACAAATTCCCAGGCATGCCGATAACAGCATCAATACTGCCATCTTCCAACAATTTCTTTCGAATAATTCCTTCTGCAGCACCCCGGAACAGTACACCATGTGGTAACACAATTGCCATCGTTCCCGAGTCTTTCAAGTGGTAAAGCCCGTGCAAGAGAAACGCAAAATCTGCTTTCGACTTCGGTGCCAATTTTCCAAACCGGTTAAAGCGTGAATCGTCTAAGAACGTATCGTCTGCAGACCATTTCGCTGAATAAGGCGGGTTCATTAACACCGAATCAAACGTATACGGTTCATCTGTGGGCCAGTCCTTGTTCAATGTGTCGCCATTGCTTAAGCGCATATCTTCTTTATCGACCCCATGCAAAATCAAGTTCATTTTGGCCAGGTTAAAAGTTGTCGTGTTGAGTTCCTGTCCGTGGTATTTCACATTCTCTGGATGATGGATGTAGTTCCGGACATTCAACATTAAGGAACCGGATCCCATCGTTGGATCGTATACGCTGAATAACTGTTTATCTTCTTGTCCCATCGCAGCAATCCGCGCCATCATGACCGATACTTCATGAGGCGTGTAGAATTCCCCGGCTTTCTTGCCAGCTTCTGAGGCGAATTGGCTAATCAAGTATTCGTACGCATCCCCAATGACATCTCCGCCGTGTCCTAATAGGTTAATAGGATTCAATTTCTTGATGACTTCTGTAATCGTGATGTTTCGTTGCTGTGCATCGGATCCCAGTTTTTTAGAAGTTAAATCCACATCATCGAATAAGCCATTGAACTGGTCGTATTTTGTCGACAAGTCAATGAAGGCTTTATTAAGGTCGTTTAACTGAAATGTGTTTTGTTTCGCTTGGTTTGTCAAAACATTGAAAAGGTACGCAGGCTCAATGTCATAGCCCAAAGTGTCGACCAAGGTTTCAATCAAATCACTCTTGATATCTTCATCAGCTAATAATGTCTTATATAATTCTGTTTGCTTGTCTGCTGTGTAGTATTCTTCTAATGATTCCTCTGAGAGTTCCACCACTTTTACCAGTAGTCGATCCGAAAGATACTTATAAAAAATTAGACCTAATAAATAGTTTTTGTATTCTGATGCGTCCATTTTGCTGCGTAAATTATCTGCAGCACTAAATAATATTGTGTTTAAGTTACTCATGTTCTATTCCCCACTTTTCTTATCATTGATGAAGTCTCTAGCTGATATGTAATTATCCGAAAGTCGTGCTTGTACTAATCCTTTTTGATCCTCATCACTCCCTATTCTAACAGTAGGAAGCAAGAGCATACTAATTCTTATGCTAACAATTGAAAGTCTATTTATTTATGCTCAAGAGTTTGATCAGAGCTAATTTGATTTAGTTCATCTTCTTTTATGCATTCATATAGATAATCCTCTACTGTTTTAACACAGTAACTATCCTTCCTGTATTGAGCTGGCCTGACTTTTAATAAAGTCTAATTTCATCTAGAATCTAACGGTTTCTTGTCCAGAAAAAAAGAGAAAAACGAGAGAGAACTAAATTAGTTCTCCCTCGGTCACGTTCTTCACGTTCTGCTCATACAAAGGTCTGAAGCTAACCTCACAATTCTTCGTCTCTGACTATAAGGTCCACCGGACATGGAGCTTTTTCTGCATAACTTTTTTATGCGTATTTTAGGATTATTGCTCTTTATAAGTTAGCAGAATGCTATCCTCTTTCAACACATTTACAGAAATGATTACGATATTTTGGTTTGCTTCAATAAACTTCATATAGTCTCTCATCGCTGAATTAATCATACCCTGCTTAAAATACTCGGTTTTATTCATAATTATAGCTCCTTTCGCTCTTTGTCTAACCGATTGAATAAGATATCCGCTCCTTGAGGGCTTAGAACCAAGCCTGGCGCAAATTCTTTATTCGATTCGGACATTTCCCCTGTGATTACACAAGCATGAGTGGTTCGATATCTTCTCAAGTTGATAAAATCTCCATCCATAAATATTTCAACCGGAGCGCCGATATCCATATTGGTGATTTTACGAAGTTCTTTGGGGATGACGATTCTTCCTAGTTGATCTACTCTTCTTACGATACCTGTACTCTTCAATTTATTCCATCCTTTATAAATATATTAGTATTTCAAATTTTTATTCATCGTCATGTTTATTTTCTTGGTTCAAGAAAATGTTCGGGTCAACAATCTCTAAATAGTCATCAAAACAAGGCTCGCAATAATATTCTTTTTCCCAGAAAGTATAGGATTCACTATTTTTGATTCGCTTATTGCAGGCCGTGCAACGAATTAGATATAAAATCTTCGCCATAGATTCCCCTCCGTTCTTGGTCTAGTTATTCTCTGTTTCGAATCTCATTCGCCTTCTCGGCCAGTGCGTTTTCAATCCAATTTTTAAAAGATAACTTATCATCCTGGGCTGCCTGTTTAAATAAAAGGTAATCTTCGGGTTTCATATGGACTTGAACGCTTTTCTCCGTTCGACCAAAAATCCAATGATCATTGCGCATTTCCAGTTTGCCATTAATAATGTACTGCTGAAGAAGTTTCAAGGTGTCATCGTTGGTTTGGATTGTGCGGTACTCCGCATTCCGAACGGATGCGACAAGTTGGTCGCCCACTATATCCGCATTAAAATTCTCTACTCCACAATTGCTATAGAGGAAGTCCAAAATTTCATAGAAAGCTTTCTTCCCAATCGGGACCGCGATATCAGTGAACCCGTTTTGCCCTTCGCTTTTCTTTCGATGAATACGGTATAGTGGCTCGATATCAAGTGTTCGGATGGCTTGGACGTAGGGGATAAAATAGCCATTTTTCAGTTCAAATCCAACTCTTTCCTTTCGGTCTGTCTTTAAACGAAGCTTCTCTTCCCCGCCCACCAGGAAGGTTTGGTACAGCGCCACATCGAATGATGGATGAAACAGATGGTTCTTTTTCGCTCGTTTCGTTGTCTGCTGATTCAAATGAGCCAAAATCTTCTTTTCAAATTCAGGTGTTATCGCATAGCGCATCCGTGATGAATGGGGATTAGATGGCACCATAGGAACTTGTAAATTCAAGGCTCTGATGATTTCTCTTATTTTCGAAGCAAATACGCCCGCTCTTCTCGCCAATTCGGAAATCGTGATCCCCATATCGTCCAACTTCTTCTTTTCCTCGACTAGAAGCTCTACGCCTTCTTTTTCATATAGAGTAGTCCCTTTTAAGCGGTGCGGGTCCTCTATCCGCTGTAAGATTTGCCTTTTTTCGTACGTATAAATAGTCGGCACTGTCACATCTAATAGGTCTGCAATTTCTTTGAGTGTATATCCTTCTCTCATGTATTGGCCACTCCGTATTTTCTGATTTTCATCGCCTGCAGTAACGTATGGAACAAGTCATGATCTAGCGAATTAGCAAAATCAGCAAGGGATATTTCGTAATCTTGACCGAATAGGTTACCGGCTGCGCGCGCAATTTTCAAATAGCCAGTGCTGAGGTCCATTTCTTCGAACATCTCCGGCGAATTAAACCCGTCTGCTCCAAAGTAAGGGCGCATTTTTTCATAAAGTTCGCTGTCACTTGTAGCGATAAACGCAACCGCTAGATACTCGTGGCTCTTCTGTTGGGAGCTATTTAACTGATCGACAACCAGCTGGAACAACTCGTAATGGGTGTCGGATAAAAATTGCGGAAATCGGTTCGATTCCGGTCGGTTCTTGTCGTTTTCGTTCGACGGATCATGTGACATTAAGATCTTCCTTTCAACTGATATTCGTAGTCGTTGGCAATCAAAGTGGAATGAGTTTCTTCTATATAATAGGGTGTTCCTTTTTCGTCTGTTTGAAGGGATTCAAGTAGCGGGTACATCCCTTCCTCATATCCGCTCATTCATTCGTTCTGCCGATTTTTTTCAAATCCACTTTTCACCCCAAAACCGTCCGCTTATTTCGACTGTAAATAAAGCGGCTCTCTTTTTGGGTTGATTCAGGATAAATTCCAATGCAAAGCAAAATAAGTGATTTATTTACAATTTTATTATAACATACTCAATTTAAAAACAGACTTATTATTTATTGAAAATAAATAATATTTATATTTTATAAATTAACTAAACCATAACAAAGGGACTGTTTGTTGTGGTTAGTTATTGATAAGGGTAAAATAGGTAATAAATATACTTTTTGTTTTAACGGATTCTAAAATAAGGAAATGGAGAAAGTGGTGAGCATTTTGCAGGAAATCAGCAACCCAAATTCACAGGCGGTGATGGAATTATCGCAAGTGTCGATGAAGCAGCTGCAACAGAAAAAAGATGCGGCTGAAAAAGCGAAGGAAAATCCCTTTGCCGATTTTAATGATGTGGACATGCTTGCTTGGTATATCCACGAACAAAAACACGCGAACCAGGCAAACGATCGCTCGATGCGAACGAAAAAAGAATACGAAAGAGAAATCAGGCACTTTATCGCCGCGATCCTGTCCCACACAGAGGCCATAGACGTCGATATTGACGAAATCCGTGGGCAATCCCTTTTCAAGTCGTTAGAATCGCGTCACCTGCGCCGGTATCAGGAGTGGTTAATGACCGAAAGCCCCTATGTGTTGGAGCGGGGGCCCTACAGCCCGGCGACCATTTCTCGCAAGACGACCATTTTGAAGTCATTTTTTCGTTATCTTTACCGGGTGGGTTATATCCAGGGAGATATTGCGGAAGGGCTGCGTATCGCTTCTGTCCGGAAAGATGACCGGCCGGATCGTGACTTGGGCCCGCAAGATGTGGTCAAGGTACTGCGGAGTTTCCGGACAATCAATCATCCGGTGATGTTCAGCATTGTCCTGGTCCTTACAGCTACTGGGCTGCGTAACGAAGAGCTTTGCAAGCTAAAAGTGAGCGATGTCAAAAAGGATCGGATCCATGGAGGCTACTATTTAAATGTCGTCGGTAAAGGGAACAAAAAGCGGCAGATTCCGTTAAAAGAGAAAGTGTACGATAGCATTCGGGTGTACCGGTATGCGCGTGGCCTGCCTTCCCTAGCTGAATCAAGACTCGATGCGCCTTTATTTACGACGAGTCGTGGGACCGCCTTCTCTCCTTCCTATCTAATTGCTTATATGACAAAAGAGATGAAGAAAATCGATTCGGAACTCGAAGACATCGAAGTCAAACTCACGCCGCACGTGTTCCGCCATGCGTTTGCGATTACCTCTCGTTTAGGTGGTGCGGATCTATTCGATATCATGCGTTCGCTTGGCCATGAAAAGATGGAAACCACCATGATTTATTTAGAGAAGGTTTTTGCGAGGGAAAAAAACGCGGTGAACCAGTGGGCACCTGATGCATTGGATGAGTTTTTATGAAAGGGGGATATAGATGATACGAGGAAATAAATTTTTCGCGAAAGAAAATAAAGGTAAGATAGCCGTAGCCATAGCAGTTATCATATTAATTCCTGTGATTATAGGTTTACTCTTAAATATTCCGTTAGGTGGTTACACGATCGGTTCGGAAGATTCTTGGGTAGGTTTTCACGGAGGATATATCGGTGGAATCACCGGAGGGATAGTCGCGTACTTTATTGCAAAACTTCAAATCGATACAATGAGAGCCGAGCAGGAAAAGGTATTCAACGACAATTATTTAAGAACCTTTTTGAAGATAGAAAATTACTTAGAAAAAACAGAGTCTTTATTAAATGGTCATGAGTCAGCAGTTAATAAAATGCTCAAGCACATTCTTAGCGAAGAAGATGCCAGTTCGGAAGATAACCCTAGTACAAAAAGAGCTCAACTTCGATCATCAGAAACTTCACTTCAAGAGTTAAATGAGACTTCATTAAAAATAGAAAGTTTTGAGAAGGTTTTAAAAGAAATTCCTGCAGAGTATATTCCGATTGAAGTCTTCAAAGATTTTATAAACCTAATTGAAATGCTTGAGAAATTAAAAAAGGATGTCCAGAGATTTGTATCACGTGGAAATGAAATTCTAACTCTCCGTAGTCCAGCTCTAACAGGTGAAGGAGTAAACGCACGAGCTTCAGCAACTACCGAGCAACACATTATTAAAGACCGAAATCAGGAGTTGCTTCAGGATTTCTTCAAGTACCAGAAAGCAATCAAAAAGCACTACTCAACTGAAGCAAAAGTTAAACAAGTTATCAATAAATAACTTATAGAAAAGAAATTTCGATATAAATGAAAACGCCTCTTATACTTTATAGTTTAGAGGCGCTTTTTATTGATTAAGTTTTTTTCTGCTGATAGATTTTTGGTAATTCGTGAACCTTCAACCGCTCCAACGAATAGAAGCACGCTAAGCAGAAACAGGGCGATAACCTTCTGTTGTATTTCCATGAGTGGTTCGGCATTCGAGATGACTCCTGGAACCAACAATAGCAAAGTCAGCGTGGCTGCCGCGATGAAAGTCGGAAACATATAAAACCAATATATTCGCTTCGGGTGCTGCGATGATCGGTCTTTTACTTTCTTCAAAGCACTTTCCATCATGAATGGTAGGAGCACTAGAATCATTACGTTGAAAAGAATCATGCTAATAGACATTACTAATTCTCCTTTAAGTGGCCAGTATCGGCTTATATAGTATTTAATCGCTATCGATGGAATCAAAAAGAGAATCCATCGTATTGCTGAACAAATCTTCTGCTGTTTCTTGTGCCTTTTCTGCAATATCTTCGCCAATTCCCTGCAAATCCGGAGTTAAGGTTGCTTCATTAAATCCGATTCCTTTATCTACATAGCCCTCGATTGACCAAATGCCCACGCCACTTTTTTCCGCTTCAGCTTCTAGCTCTTTAAGCTCTGGTAGGTATCGTGTGTTTGGTTCATTAACGTATCGGATCATCGCATAGCCATTCTCCACAAGGTAATCTTGAACCCGTTTTCCATCTACATAGATGTAAGCGAGATAGCGGCCATATTTATCTTTTATATCGCCATCATCAAATTCTATGGTTACTGATTTATCTTGTAACAAGCCCTTAGCATAGGAACTGGATTCGTCCCCATAAGGCATACCTGCTTTCTCACCAACACTTTCTGGAGTATCTACCAGCAGCAATCGAACGGTAATTTCTTCGCCTGCAGTTAGCTGAACGCCATCCCTTAATTTTCTATCCTTCGAGATGACAACATTGTATGTATCTCCGTCAGCCAAGCTACTAATAACACCCGTAATTGCCTCTTCATCTACCTGCGCCGTACTTGATTCATAGTTTAACGAAGCGTTGTCCGATTCAGCGGTGGGTACGGTACATCCTGAGAGTAATAAAGTGAATATAGCAACGATAAGAATTTTTCCCCTACTATTTTCGAAAAACTTCATTTAGATTCTATCTTTCCCAATTTGTCGAGAATCCTCTGGTAATCATTAATGACTTTCTTAGAAAACCTATCATCTTTATTTCGCTCTTTATAATCGCGAACTATTTTATCTTTTGCAAAGACCATTTGCATGCGTATTATATTCATTTCGTGAGACGTCATTTCCATCATAATTTATTCTCCCTTCCATGAAAGAATCTGTTTATAGCAGGTCAAAAAAGGTCATCTGTTTCTGCATTTCAGTATTCTTAGATTCCTTAATAGGAGTAGCAAGACAAGGTTTATAAGTGGTCGTTTCTTTAATGATTTCATGAAAGGAAACGCACTTAATGCGGTGGCCATCATCATCAGGTTTATCTAATTCGACCTGGACAGGATAAAATTCGTTTTGAATAATATGGAGCACGGTGGCCCTGCCTTCAAAATCACGTGTTCTAACATAGACTCTTTCCTGTGGTTGCATAAAAGCCCTCCTTCTTGATACTTCAAGCGGTAGGTTTAACCGATAAGCGACTGATACTTTTTATATAGTCCTCATAAGAATAAAATTCGATTGGTTCAGGAAATGCGTTATATGTTTGTAAAATCTCTTCTAAAGCTTGCTGGAAACATAAAAAGTATTGAATATAAGTTATTTGATGATTCTTCACATCATCGGCTTTTAATCCGTTTAACAAAACGGCATTTCTGTAAGGGATTTCTACTACAGAATCAGCTATGTGCCAGCTTACAGCTGCAACAAAATCTTTATGAGATTGTTCTTGCGTGCACAATGATTGTCTTGTGAGTTTTCTTTGAAGATCCATCGTATTGTACAAGATTTCATCTAACAATCCATCAATTGATGTCGCGTCTAGCTGTTCTAACAAATGCTTAATTTCTGAAGTTTTATGAAAGAAAGAATTGATTTCTACTTGGAATTCTTCAATGTACATAAAGCTATTCGAGACTTTGGAAAAGGCGAAAGTTGGGTCATCTTTAGATGCACCTTCCTTAGCTAAAGCAGGATGAGATGATTTTAGAAAACGGTTTATTAAGGATTTCATCAATACTATTCTCCTTTATAAAGTTTATGCATCGTATGAGAAGTCGAATACGGTATCTACTTCATACGATTGATGTAATAACTCTGACGTTGCCCTCAATAATGGTGAAGCAGTGGGTAAGTTTTGTTCAAGAAATGCTACTACCAAAGTTAAAAGACGATTGATGGAAGTACCAGTCATTGATTGTTCTAAAAGACATAAGGCCGATATAGACTCGTAATGATTGGGCTCATATTTTTCAATTAGAAAAAAGAGATAGTCTTTGATATTGGTGTATTCTATTTGCATTGAAACACCTCTTTAAAGAAATTCAATATATTGATTTGATTTAATGACCATTTCCGTTGACTGTTTACCTTTGTGATAATCGTTTTTCACAAGATAGCCATATGCTAAAACCTCTTGCCCTATCAGGTCAGTATCTTTGTAGGTGAAATGATTAAAATGGCGATCAAAGACAATAAGGGAAAAATAGCCTTTATCTGTTCTACTTAAAGTGATATACCAAACCCGCTCTCGTCGAGTGACTTGCTCGATACAACCATGAACGAAATAAGGAACGTCTTCCGCATTGCCGCTCCATAGAGCCTCGTGTGCTTCAGAGTAACTTTGAATCAAATTTGAAATAGGTATTTTTTGCCCCTTAACTGATAGCATAATGCCGGCTAAAATATCGGGACTAACAGTAGTAAATAGCTTTTTCACAGCCTTCAATGAACTGATCGAGGATGGAGTTACTTTGCTAGTCTTTAAAGATTCTTCTACTGGTTCGGGTTTTTTCTTCTCTTTGTCGAGGGGATTGCGCTCTATTGTCTTCTTCTCGTAATCAGGATCAATCTCATTCATGCTCAAGCGAATCACAATTTGGCGGGTATTATTTTCGAGTATACTTTCCTGATATTCCCCCACTTTAGAAACCGTGTCCTGGAATGAAAGTGGCTTAGCAAACCCACAAGCATCTTTATGAACTGAAGCACCTTTACCGCTAGTTTTGAAGTGTGCATTCAAACTCACAGTACCGCGAACGAAAAAGACTGGAACTTTGCATTTTTGATCCATGCAGCAGATCTCAACGCCATGGATGGATTCATCATAAGATTCAGCTGAAACGATTTGATTTTTCTTTACAAGAGCAGAGTGCATTTTTATCCCTCCCGTTTTTTCCTGAGTTCCTTAAAAATAGTATGTGACTTCTTGCATTTTTCTGTGCAGAAACTAGCGTAATTACTGCCAATGTCTAAAACTAAGAACCTTCTACCACAACCAATGCAGTCTTTGCTCATCGTCTTGTTCATCATTTGCCTCCTATAAAAGTGCAATAATATTTGCTTCAATCGCTGGAGCTTGTTCCATAATCGAAGATGAAGATTGCCAATACATAGCAATACCTGCAATGGCGATAGTTATTACAACAGTCGATAGTAGATGCCGCGAATTATTAGCTTTGTGCAATGTGTCCCCTCCTAACTTATGCTGCTCCTAGCTTACCTAAACCTGCAGCTATGGCTCCTGAAGCACCAAATCCATTTGTATGGAAAACAACTTTCGTATTGTACTCTTTACATAAGTCTTTAACTTGATACATAGTTTCGTGCATCAATGCATCGCATAAAACCACGACACAATCTGCATTTTTCACCGATTTACGAAAAGCGCTCTTCACACCGCCATTCCGGACTTTTCCTGGATGAAACAAGATATTGCAATTTTGTTTTTTTCCCATCTTCATGAATGTCTGTTCCTGGCTACCACCTACGATAAATAAAGTGTTTCTTTTCATAATTAACACGTCCTTTTAGTTTTTATTATAAATTAATAATATAACGTTATATATTTATAATCAACTAAAACTTATCTGTTTCTCCTATAAAGCTAGATTAGGGTTGAAGATGGAGCGGGAACAATGATTGTTTTTTTAATTTGAGTTAGTTTCTTCTCAATTTCATTAATAGGAAGTTCTACTACTTCGCTCATTTCTTCGAAGCTAAATCCTTTGGAGTGCATTGAAAGGATGGTCCACTCCATCTCGAGCTCTTTGTGATTTGATACTTGCTCATTCTTCCTAGTTAAACTCGTAGGTTCTTTATATATTCCACCATCCAGAACTAGGTTCATTGCACTTTTAATTTTTTCTAAAGGGGCATTACGCCGGATATAGCCTTTGGTTAATGAAC
It encodes the following:
- a CDS encoding restriction endonuclease subunit S produces the protein MKSRTPKIRFNEFKQNWKEVEIGELLIEHNKIVKGSDYPIATSSRKGLFLQNDYFKGERSGINTSLDFHLVPENYITYRHMSDDSTFHFNKNIMKSPILVSKEYPVFTTNEKANDEFIIRNLNYSKGFSRFSHMQKKGGTRVRLYYNVLQKYKLFIPTIEEQNKIGEFFTQLEETIALHHQELNTLKQTKQGFLQKMFPKDGDAVPELRFPGFNEGWQLHKLNEVVEIIGGGTPKSGTSEYWNGDIDWYSPTEIGKEIYAFGSQRKITELGLKKSSAKLLPANKTILFTSRAGIGDMAILKKDAATNQGFQSLVINNDYDVYFVYSLGSKIKEYALKNAAGSTFQEISGRVLGEMNLFLPNLEEQIQIGKFFKQLDELIALQQQELDALKKTKKAFLQKMFV
- a CDS encoding type I restriction-modification system subunit M, translating into MSNLNTILFSAADNLRSKMDASEYKNYLLGLIFYKYLSDRLLVKVVELSEESLEEYYTADKQTELYKTLLADEDIKSDLIETLVDTLGYDIEPAYLFNVLTNQAKQNTFQLNDLNKAFIDLSTKYDQFNGLFDDVDLTSKKLGSDAQQRNITITEVIKKLNPINLLGHGGDVIGDAYEYLISQFASEAGKKAGEFYTPHEVSVMMARIAAMGQEDKQLFSVYDPTMGSGSLMLNVRNYIHHPENVKYHGQELNTTTFNLAKMNLILHGVDKEDMRLSNGDTLNKDWPTDEPYTFDSVLMNPPYSAKWSADDTFLDDSRFNRFGKLAPKSKADFAFLLHGLYHLKDSGTMAIVLPHGVLFRGAAEGIIRKKLLEDGSIDAVIGMPGNLFFGTSIPTTVIILKKNRETRDVLFIDGSNDFIKGKNQNKLSIENIDKVVETYRNRESIEKYSHVASFEEIKENDFNLNIPRYVDTFEEEEVTDMATIGASIHDIRKQKEKLESDLYEMISSLQYDEENTTWIKGALEVFKREK
- a CDS encoding AbrB/MazE/SpoVT family DNA-binding domain-containing protein, whose protein sequence is MKSTGIVRRVDQLGRIVIPKELRKITNMDIGAPVEIFMDGDFINLRRYRTTHACVITGEMSESNKEFAPGLVLSPQGADILFNRLDKERKEL
- a CDS encoding tyrosine-type recombinase/integrase produces the protein MVSILQEISNPNSQAVMELSQVSMKQLQQKKDAAEKAKENPFADFNDVDMLAWYIHEQKHANQANDRSMRTKKEYEREIRHFIAAILSHTEAIDVDIDEIRGQSLFKSLESRHLRRYQEWLMTESPYVLERGPYSPATISRKTTILKSFFRYLYRVGYIQGDIAEGLRIASVRKDDRPDRDLGPQDVVKVLRSFRTINHPVMFSIVLVLTATGLRNEELCKLKVSDVKKDRIHGGYYLNVVGKGNKKRQIPLKEKVYDSIRVYRYARGLPSLAESRLDAPLFTTSRGTAFSPSYLIAYMTKEMKKIDSELEDIEVKLTPHVFRHAFAITSRLGGADLFDIMRSLGHEKMETTMIYLEKVFAREKNAVNQWAPDALDEFL
- a CDS encoding thermonuclease family protein, coding for MKFFENSRGKILIVAIFTLLLSGCTVPTAESDNASLNYESSTAQVDEEAITGVISSLADGDTYNVVISKDRKLRDGVQLTAGEEITVRLLLVDTPESVGEKAGMPYGDESSSYAKGLLQDKSVTIEFDDGDIKDKYGRYLAYIYVDGKRVQDYLVENGYAMIRYVNEPNTRYLPELKELEAEAEKSGVGIWSIEGYVDKGIGFNEATLTPDLQGIGEDIAEKAQETAEDLFSNTMDSLFDSIDSD
- a CDS encoding DUF2325 domain-containing protein, which encodes MKRNTLFIVGGSQEQTFMKMGKKQNCNILFHPGKVRNGGVKSAFRKSVKNADCVVVLCDALMHETMYQVKDLCKEYNTKVVFHTNGFGASGAIAAGLGKLGAA